Proteins found in one Planctomycetes bacterium MalM25 genomic segment:
- the rpoC gene encoding DNA-directed RNA polymerase subunit beta' has translation MSLLESSNYDRINDYASVKISLARPHDIRSWSFGEVKKPETINYRTYRPEKDGLFCERIFGPEKDWECACGKYRGMKYKGMICDRCGVKVTHSRVRRKRMGHIELAAPIVHIWFFKAMPSRLGSLLAMKTTSLEKVIYFQDYVVTEPGDTPLKAQQMLTEEEYRTAREQYGEGAFEADMGADAIRKMLMKLDLVTLSEELREELKTTGSKQKAKDLINRLKTVESIRDSDNKPEWIVMDVIPVIPPDLRPLVLLDSGNFATSDLNDLYRRIINRNNRLKKLVDLNAPEVIIRNEKRMLQQSVDALFDNNRCKRPVLGSSNRPLKSLTDMIKGKQGRFRENLLGKRVDYSARSVIVVGPTLRLHQCGLPKKIALELYQPFIIRRLKELGHADTIKSAKKMLERKDEEVWDILEEVITNHPVLLNRAPTLHRMGIQAFEPILVEGNAIRLHPLVCKGFNADFDGDQMAVHLPLSIEAQVEAHTLMMSTHNIFSPANGAPIISPSQDVVMGCYYVTMDAPEAPGDGMAFGNFAEVEMAYALGEVHTHAKIKVRLPEGRSLREEMGDESKRGRVVETTVGRVFFNQMLPEGMPYYNLAMVSRQLSKVISDSYEFLGRRQTITLLDDMNQLGFRTATKSGLSFGTDDLVTPDTKGKILAKAEKEVLKKNKLYHRGIITEGERYNQVLDAWTHAREEITEEMMEGLRNDFRGNQYVNPVYLMAHSGARGGVEQMRQLGGMRGLMAKPSGKIIETPIKANFREGLTVLEYFSSTHGARKGLADTALKTADSGYLTRKLADVAQNVVVTMDDCGTTQAITKGVIYRGEKVEVGLADTIKGRVSRQNIVNPITDEVIVSENGLITAEVARKIEELGLEKIQVRSPMTCRAPLGVCRKCYGMDMSTGSTVEEGMAVGIIAAQSIGEPGTQLTMRTFHIGGVGNRDIEQSDIKAIKGGKVRFAKLNAVKNEEDNLVVLGRNGELALVDDRGREIEKYEIPTGAMITLEEGQEVKAGEVLCEWDPHSIPILAEVGGKIRYEDLVEGETIRAEKDPSGQMRYIVMEHKGDLHPQLVIEDPKDGKVLDFYYMPEKAHLVIKEGEVIRAGAIIAKTPREAGGTQDITGGLPRVTEIFEARKPKDPAVIAEIDGTVEIMAEKKRGKRAIIVRSETGIEREHLVTHNKHLRVHTGDIVKAGDSLVDGPLVPHDILMVSGEEAVQQYLTREIQNVYRSQRVEINDKHIEIIVSQMLRKVKIDSPGDTDLLPGSVLDKYDFRKANARVDECLKITDKGDSEFEVDAIVPKAVLEQANAQIEALGGELAKGAKPKKATASTQLLGITKASVQSSSFISAASFQETTKVLTEAALAGRVDNLVGLKENVILGHLIPAGTGFRATNESEVRIRPEALEALAVETASVLDRSFPLLDGDGPAPAAAPPAAPSEPTGPSSLDALLGGDGPAPE, from the coding sequence TCTTCGGGCCGGAGAAGGACTGGGAGTGCGCCTGCGGCAAGTACCGCGGCATGAAGTACAAGGGCATGATCTGCGACCGCTGCGGCGTGAAGGTCACGCACAGCCGCGTGCGTCGTAAGCGGATGGGCCACATCGAGCTCGCCGCGCCGATCGTCCACATCTGGTTCTTCAAGGCGATGCCCAGCCGCCTTGGCTCGCTGCTCGCGATGAAGACCACCAGCCTGGAAAAGGTGATCTACTTTCAGGACTACGTCGTCACCGAGCCGGGCGACACGCCACTCAAGGCTCAGCAGATGCTGACCGAAGAGGAGTACCGCACCGCCCGCGAGCAGTACGGCGAGGGGGCGTTCGAGGCGGACATGGGCGCGGACGCGATCCGCAAGATGCTGATGAAGCTCGACCTCGTGACTCTCTCGGAGGAGCTGCGCGAGGAGCTGAAGACCACCGGCAGCAAGCAGAAGGCGAAGGACCTGATCAACCGGCTGAAGACGGTCGAGTCGATCCGCGACTCGGACAACAAGCCGGAGTGGATCGTCATGGACGTGATCCCGGTGATCCCGCCCGACCTGCGCCCGCTGGTGCTGCTCGACTCGGGCAACTTCGCCACGAGCGACCTGAACGACCTCTACCGCCGGATCATCAACCGGAACAACCGGCTCAAGAAGCTGGTCGATCTGAACGCGCCGGAGGTGATCATCCGCAACGAGAAGCGGATGCTCCAGCAGTCGGTCGACGCGTTGTTCGACAACAACCGCTGCAAGCGCCCGGTGCTCGGTTCGTCGAACCGCCCGCTGAAGTCCCTCACGGACATGATCAAGGGTAAGCAGGGCCGCTTCCGCGAGAACCTGCTGGGCAAGCGGGTCGACTACTCAGCGCGCTCGGTGATCGTCGTCGGCCCGACTCTCCGCCTGCACCAGTGCGGCCTGCCCAAGAAGATCGCGCTGGAGCTGTACCAGCCGTTCATCATCCGCCGGCTCAAGGAGCTGGGCCACGCCGACACGATCAAGTCGGCGAAGAAGATGCTCGAGCGGAAGGACGAGGAGGTCTGGGACATCCTCGAAGAGGTGATCACCAACCACCCGGTGCTGCTCAACCGGGCGCCGACGCTGCACCGCATGGGCATCCAGGCGTTCGAGCCGATCCTGGTGGAGGGCAACGCGATCCGGCTGCACCCGCTGGTCTGCAAGGGCTTCAACGCGGACTTCGACGGCGACCAGATGGCGGTCCACCTGCCGCTGTCGATCGAGGCCCAGGTCGAAGCGCACACGCTGATGATGTCGACGCACAACATCTTCAGCCCCGCCAACGGCGCCCCGATCATCAGCCCGTCGCAGGACGTGGTGATGGGTTGCTACTACGTGACGATGGACGCCCCCGAGGCGCCCGGCGACGGCATGGCGTTCGGCAACTTCGCCGAGGTCGAGATGGCGTACGCCCTGGGCGAGGTCCACACGCACGCGAAGATCAAGGTCCGCCTGCCCGAGGGCCGCTCGCTGCGTGAGGAGATGGGCGACGAGTCGAAGAGGGGCCGCGTCGTTGAGACGACCGTCGGCCGCGTCTTCTTCAACCAGATGCTCCCCGAGGGGATGCCCTACTACAACCTGGCGATGGTCTCACGCCAGTTGTCGAAGGTGATCAGCGACAGCTACGAGTTCCTCGGCCGTCGTCAGACGATCACGCTGCTGGACGACATGAACCAGCTCGGCTTCCGCACCGCGACGAAGAGCGGCCTCTCGTTCGGAACGGACGACCTCGTCACGCCGGACACGAAGGGCAAGATCCTCGCCAAGGCGGAGAAGGAGGTCCTCAAGAAGAACAAGCTGTACCACCGCGGGATCATCACCGAGGGCGAGCGTTACAACCAGGTGCTCGACGCCTGGACCCACGCCCGCGAGGAGATCACCGAGGAGATGATGGAAGGCCTGCGGAACGACTTCCGCGGCAACCAGTACGTGAACCCGGTCTACCTGATGGCGCACTCCGGCGCCCGTGGTGGCGTCGAGCAGATGCGTCAGCTCGGCGGCATGCGGGGCCTGATGGCCAAGCCGTCCGGCAAGATCATCGAGACGCCCATTAAGGCCAACTTCCGCGAAGGCCTGACGGTGCTCGAGTACTTCTCCAGCACGCACGGCGCCCGCAAGGGTCTGGCCGACACGGCCCTCAAGACGGCCGACTCGGGTTACCTGACCCGCAAGCTGGCGGACGTCGCGCAGAACGTCGTCGTGACGATGGACGACTGCGGGACCACGCAGGCGATCACGAAGGGCGTCATCTACCGCGGCGAGAAGGTCGAGGTCGGTCTGGCCGACACGATCAAGGGCCGCGTCAGCCGCCAGAACATCGTCAACCCGATCACCGACGAGGTGATCGTGAGCGAGAACGGCCTGATCACCGCCGAGGTCGCGCGGAAGATCGAGGAGCTCGGCCTGGAGAAGATCCAGGTCCGCAGCCCGATGACCTGCCGGGCGCCGCTAGGCGTCTGCCGCAAGTGCTACGGCATGGACATGTCGACCGGTTCGACCGTCGAAGAGGGGATGGCCGTCGGCATCATCGCCGCCCAATCGATCGGCGAGCCCGGCACCCAGCTGACGATGCGGACCTTCCACATCGGCGGCGTCGGCAACCGCGACATCGAGCAGTCCGACATCAAGGCGATCAAGGGCGGCAAGGTCCGCTTCGCCAAGCTCAACGCGGTGAAGAACGAGGAGGACAACCTCGTCGTGCTCGGCCGCAACGGCGAGCTCGCCCTGGTCGATGACCGCGGCCGCGAGATCGAGAAGTACGAGATCCCGACCGGCGCCATGATCACGCTCGAAGAGGGCCAAGAGGTCAAGGCGGGCGAGGTCCTCTGCGAATGGGACCCGCACTCCATCCCCATCCTCGCGGAGGTCGGCGGCAAGATCCGCTACGAGGACCTCGTCGAGGGCGAGACGATCCGCGCCGAGAAGGACCCCTCGGGTCAGATGCGGTACATCGTCATGGAGCACAAGGGCGATCTGCACCCGCAGCTGGTCATCGAAGACCCGAAGGACGGCAAGGTCCTCGACTTCTATTACATGCCCGAGAAGGCTCACCTCGTCATCAAAGAGGGCGAGGTGATCCGAGCCGGCGCCATCATCGCCAAGACGCCGCGCGAGGCGGGCGGCACCCAGGACATCACCGGTGGTCTGCCCCGCGTCACGGAGATCTTCGAGGCCCGAAAGCCGAAGGACCCGGCGGTCATCGCCGAGATCGACGGCACCGTCGAGATCATGGCCGAGAAGAAGCGCGGCAAGCGGGCGATCATCGTCCGCAGCGAGACCGGCATCGAGCGTGAGCACCTGGTCACGCACAACAAGCACCTCCGCGTCCACACGGGCGACATCGTCAAGGCGGGCGACTCGCTCGTCGATGGCCCGCTCGTTCCGCACGACATCCTGATGGTCTCCGGCGAAGAGGCGGTGCAGCAGTACCTGACCCGCGAGATCCAGAACGTCTACCGCTCGCAGCGGGTGGAGATCAACGATAAGCACATCGAGATCATCGTTTCGCAGATGCTGCGGAAGGTGAAGATCGACTCGCCTGGCGACACCGACTTGCTGCCCGGCTCGGTGCTGGACAAGTACGACTTCCGCAAGGCGAACGCCCGCGTGGACGAGTGCTTGAAGATCACCGACAAGGGGGACAGCGAGTTCGAGGTCGATGCGATCGTCCCGAAGGCGGTCCTCGAGCAGGCCAACGCCCAGATCGAGGCCCTCGGCGGCGAGCTGGCCAAGGGCGCCAAGCCGAAGAAGGCGACCGCTTCGACCCAGCTCTTGGGCATCACCAAGGCGTCGGTCCAGAGCTCGTCGTTCATCTCGGCGGCCTCCTTCCAAGAGACCACCAAGGTCCTCACCGAGGCGGCCCTCGCGGGCCGGGTCGATAACCTGGTCGGCCTCAAGGAGAACGTGATCTTGGGTCACCTGATCCCGGCCGGCACCGGTTTCCGGGCGACCAACGAGTCGGAGGTCCGCATCCGCCCCGAGGCCCTGGAGGCCCTGGCGGTGGAGACCGCGAGCGTGCTCGATCGGTCGTTCCCGCTGCTGGACGGCGACGGTCCCGCGCCGGCCGCCGCTCCCCCCGCTGCCCCGAGTGAACCGACCGGACCGAGCAGCCTCGACGCCCTGCTGGGCGGCGACGGGCCCGCTCCGGAGTGA